The following coding sequences lie in one Lolium perenne isolate Kyuss_39 chromosome 2, Kyuss_2.0, whole genome shotgun sequence genomic window:
- the LOC127337129 gene encoding uncharacterized protein yields MASIVVIALVLVLDLLAFVLAIGAERRRSTAEVSEDGAGRSYCVYTTDASTWYGVGALSLLLAGQAVAMGASRCFCCGRALSPGRWRGFSGVCFIICWLTFIIAELCLLAGSVRNAYHTKYSGYFINGPPHCTMLRKGVFAAGAAFTFLAALFAELHYMFYAAAAAATPPIIHGGGIGMTRI; encoded by the exons ATGGCGTCCATCGTCGTCATCGCGCTGGTGCTCGTCCTCGACCTCCTCGCCTTCGTCCTCGCCATCGGCGCCGAGCGGCGCCGGAGCACG GCGGAGGTGAGCGAGGACGGCGCCGGGAGGTCCTACTGCGTGTACACCACGGACGCGTCCACGTGGTACGGCGTCGGCGCGCTCTCGCTGCTCCTCGCCGGCCAGGCCGTCGCCATGGGCGCCAGCCGGTGCTTCTGCTGCGGCCGCGCGCTCTCGCCCGGGcggtggcgcggcttctccggcgtctGCTTCATCATTTGCTG GCTGACGTTCATTATCGCCGAGCTGTGCCTGCTGGCGGGATCGGTCCGGAATGCGTACCACACCAAGTACAGCGGCTACTTCATCAACGGTCCGCCCCACTGCACCATGCTGCGCAAGGGCGTcttcgccgccggcgccgccttcACTTTCCTCGCCGCGCTTTTTGCCGAGCTCCACTACATGTTCTACGCTGCCGCTGCCGCGGCCACCCCTCCCATCATCCACGGAGGCGGTATCGGCATGACCCGCATCTGA